Within the Nitratireductor basaltis genome, the region TACGGATGGCAAATGGGCCACCACGCGCTTCGTCGATCCTGATGACCTGCGCCATGACATGCATGTCACCATCGTCACCTTCGAGCCGGGGGCGATCATTCCCTTTGCCGAGACCCATGTCATGGAGCATGGGCTTTATGTTCTGGAGGGCAAGGCGGTCTACCGGCTGAACCAGGACTGGGTGGAGGTGGAAGCGGGCGACTTCATGTGGCTGCGCGCCTTTTGCCCGCAGGCCTGTTATGCGGGCGGGCCGGGCAAGTTTCGCTATCTGCTCTACAAGGATGTGAACCGCCATCCCAAGCTGAAGGGGCCGTTCCGGTGAGCGCGCGCCTCATAAAGGCGCAGCCGCTGACAAGGGAAGCCTTTGCGCCTTTCGGCGATGTCATCCAGACTGAAGGGGCGGAAAACTTCCTCATCAACGCGGGGAAGACACGGCGCTTTCACGATCTGGCGAAGGTGGAAACGTGCGGGGAGAATGCGCGCGTGCTCATCAACATCTTCCGAGGGGAAGCCCATGAGCTGCCGCTTCCGCTGAAGCTGGTGGAGCGCCACCCGCTTGGCAGCCAGGCCTTCTTCCCGCTCGCAGGTCGCCGCTTTATCGTCATTGTCTGCCCGGATGAAGGGGGCAAACCCGGCATGCCCCATGCGTTTCTCGCATCGGGAAAACAGGGTGTGAACTATCACGTGGGCACCTGGCACGGGGTTCTGACCGCAATCGATCAGGACCAGGACTTTCTCGTCGTTGATCGTGGCGGGGACGGAAACAATCTCGAAGAGTATCGCTTCGGGGATGAGTGCTCGATCACTCTTTAGCCCCTTCACCTCCCTTACCGCCGACCGATGTCTCAGACCCGGAAATCAAAGCTGGGCATTGCGTATACATTCAGCTTGTGCATTATTTGTTTCGAGACTCGAAAAAAATATTCGGGTCTGATCTCGCATGGGTCGCGAGCTCTGGGAGGAACATTATGTATATCGGGCTGGACCTCGGCACTTCGGGTGTCAAGGCGCTGCTTGTCGATGGCGCGCAGCGCATAATCGGTTCCGCGAATGCATCGCTGGAGGTTTCACGGCCGCATGCGGGCTGGTCGGAACAGAACCCGCAGCATTGGCTGGATGCGACGGCAAATGTGCTGGAACAGCTGCGCCGGTCCTATCTGGTCGAAACCGCAAAGGTTGCCGGCATCGGCCTGTCCGGGCAAATGCATGGGGCCACCTTGCTCGATGCTGCAGATCAGCCCCTGCGCCCGTGCATCTTGTGGAACGACACGCGTTCCCACGAAGAGGCGGCGGCGCTGGATGCCGATCCCAAATTCCGCAAACTCACCGGAAACATCGTGTTTCCCGGCTTCACAGCCCCCAAGCTTGCCTGGGTAAAAGCCCATGAGCCTGATATATTCGCGGCCACGCGGAAGGTGCTTTTACCGAAGGATTTCCTGCGGCTGTGGCTCACCGGCGAACACGTATCCGAAATGTCCGATGCTGCGGGAACGGCCTGGCTGGATGTGGAGAAGCGCTGCTGGGACGCCTCGCTGCTTGACGCAACCTCTCTGGACCTAAGTCACATGCCGCGCCTCGTCGAAGGCACGGAGGTATCGGGCAAGCTGCGGCCTGAGTTATGTGCCCGCTTCGGTTTCGAGAATGCACCAGTCGTGGCAGGCGGTGCTGGCGACAATGCTGCGTCAGCTTGCGGGGCGGGCACGGTAGCGCCGGGTACTTCCTTTATTTCCCTTGGCACATCCGGCGTACTCTTTGCGGCGAATGAATCCTATCTGCCCAATCCGGAAAGTGCAGTGCATACATTCTGCCATGCCCTTCCCGGAACCTGGCACCAGATGGGCGTGATCCTGTCGGCCACGGATTCGCTCAACTGGCTCTCCGGCGTCACAGGCAGCGCGCCCGGAGACCTGACCGCGGCACTTGGGGCTGAACTGAAGACGCCGGGCAGTGCAACATTCGTGCCCTATCTTTCCGGTGAACGAACACCCCACAACGATGCCGCCATCCGCGGTGGCTTCTGTGGTCTTTCCCATCAGGATGACGCGTCTGCTCTGACGCAGGCGGTTCTCGAGGGTGTCGCTTTCGCGTTTCGCGACAATCTCGAGGCGCTCAAAGCGGCGGGCACGACGCTCACCCGCGCAACGGCCATCGGTGGCGGCTCCCGATCACGCTACTGGTTGAAGGCGATAGCCACCGCCCTGCAGATCAGGCTCGATATTCCAGCCGAAGGGGACTTCGGCGCGGCATTTGGCGCGGCGCGGCTGGGCCTGATCGCGGCAACAGGTGCAGACCCCGTGGCAGTGTGCCAACCGCCGGAAATCAATGAAACCATCGAGCCGGACGCGGCTCTCACCGACGCATTCGACACTGCCTATCAGCGCTATCGTGCGCTCTATCCAGCCCTTCGAGGAGTATCACAATGAGCACCGGATTTTTCGGCAATATTGGTCCCGTCAAATATGAGGGCCCGGACAGCGACAACGAACTGGCTTTCCGCCACTACAATCCCGACGAGATCGTCCTGGGCAAGCGCATGGAAGACCATCTGCGCTTTGCGGTTTGCTACTGGCACAATTTCGTCTGGCCGGGCAACGACCCCTTTGGCGGCCAGACCTTCGAGCGCCCGTGGTTCGGCGAGACCATGGATCTTGCCCGTTTGAAAGCTGATGTCGCCTTCGAGATGTTCGATATTCTGGGCGCGCCCTTCTACACCTTCCACGATCACGACGTGCGCCCGGAAGGAGAGACCTATTCGGAAAGCGTGAAGCGCCTCAACGAGATCGCGGACCATTTCCAGGGCAAGATGGAGGCCGGCGGGCCCAAGCTTCTCTGGGGCACGGCGAACCTTTTCTCCAACCGCCGCTACATGGCCGGTGCAGCCACCAATCCCGACCCGGATGTCTTTGCCTATGCAGCGGCCACCGTGAAGGCCTGCATGGATGTCACCCAGCGTCTGGGCGGCCAGAACTATGTGTTGTGGGGTGGTCGCGAAGGCTATGAGACGCTGCTCAACACCGATATGGGCCGAGAGCTGGACCAGCTTGGTCGCTTCCTCTCCATGGTCGTCGACTACAAGCACAAGATCGGCTTTGAAGGCGCGATCCTCGTGGAACCGAAGCCCCAGGAGCCAACCAAGCACCAGTATGATTTCGACGTCGCTACCGTCTATGGCTTCCTCAAGCGCTACGGTCTGGAAAACGAGGTGAAGGTGAATATCGAGCAGGGGCATGCCATTCTGGCTGGCCACTCCTTCGAGCATGAGCTTGCCCTTGCCGGCGCGCTTGGAATTCTCGGTTCCATTGATGTCAATCGCAACGACTACCAGTCCGGCTGGGATACCGACCAGTTCCCCAACAATGTGCCGGAGGTGGCTCTCGCCTACTACCAGATTCTTGCCCATGGCGGCTTCACCACGGGCGGCACGAATTTCGATGCCAAGCTGCGCCGCCAGTCGCTCGACCCGGTCGATCTCATCGCGGCCCATATTGGCGGCATGGACGTCTGCGCGCGCGGCTTGAAGGCGGCAGCGAAGATGATCGAGGACGGCGCACTCTCCAACCCGCTGGACGAGCGTTATGCTGGCTGGAACCAGCCGGAGAACAAGGCGATGCTGAAAGGTGAACGCAGCCTTGAAGACATCGCTGCCCGCGTGGAGCGCGAAAACCTTGACCCCGAGCCACGCTCCGGCCGACAGGAGCGCCTCGAGAAC harbors:
- a CDS encoding ureidoglycolate lyase, which gives rise to MSARLIKAQPLTREAFAPFGDVIQTEGAENFLINAGKTRRFHDLAKVETCGENARVLINIFRGEAHELPLPLKLVERHPLGSQAFFPLAGRRFIVIVCPDEGGKPGMPHAFLASGKQGVNYHVGTWHGVLTAIDQDQDFLVVDRGGDGNNLEEYRFGDECSITL
- the xylB gene encoding xylulokinase codes for the protein MYIGLDLGTSGVKALLVDGAQRIIGSANASLEVSRPHAGWSEQNPQHWLDATANVLEQLRRSYLVETAKVAGIGLSGQMHGATLLDAADQPLRPCILWNDTRSHEEAAALDADPKFRKLTGNIVFPGFTAPKLAWVKAHEPDIFAATRKVLLPKDFLRLWLTGEHVSEMSDAAGTAWLDVEKRCWDASLLDATSLDLSHMPRLVEGTEVSGKLRPELCARFGFENAPVVAGGAGDNAASACGAGTVAPGTSFISLGTSGVLFAANESYLPNPESAVHTFCHALPGTWHQMGVILSATDSLNWLSGVTGSAPGDLTAALGAELKTPGSATFVPYLSGERTPHNDAAIRGGFCGLSHQDDASALTQAVLEGVAFAFRDNLEALKAAGTTLTRATAIGGGSRSRYWLKAIATALQIRLDIPAEGDFGAAFGAARLGLIAATGADPVAVCQPPEINETIEPDAALTDAFDTAYQRYRALYPALRGVSQ
- the xylA gene encoding xylose isomerase, translating into MSTGFFGNIGPVKYEGPDSDNELAFRHYNPDEIVLGKRMEDHLRFAVCYWHNFVWPGNDPFGGQTFERPWFGETMDLARLKADVAFEMFDILGAPFYTFHDHDVRPEGETYSESVKRLNEIADHFQGKMEAGGPKLLWGTANLFSNRRYMAGAATNPDPDVFAYAAATVKACMDVTQRLGGQNYVLWGGREGYETLLNTDMGRELDQLGRFLSMVVDYKHKIGFEGAILVEPKPQEPTKHQYDFDVATVYGFLKRYGLENEVKVNIEQGHAILAGHSFEHELALAGALGILGSIDVNRNDYQSGWDTDQFPNNVPEVALAYYQILAHGGFTTGGTNFDAKLRRQSLDPVDLIAAHIGGMDVCARGLKAAAKMIEDGALSNPLDERYAGWNQPENKAMLKGERSLEDIAARVERENLDPEPRSGRQERLENIVNRYV